One genomic window of uncultured delta proteobacterium includes the following:
- a CDS encoding putative Membrane protein (Evidence 3 : Function proposed based on presence of conserved amino acid motif, structural feature or limited homology), with product MDDSRNRDAFLLSFPAGMHDRIRRFWDRRETSRRVSLCLLAFFILATSLILLNRAALLPPSVAALLPSDIFAAVRLAFSLVLAVEVIELIFALSDSVSLAVGKQLEIMALLLLRESFTDISLLNSHVALERDWLILTQIGLTAVSGLALFVIRILFARWHYIHSYRDMQGYVSTKKCISLFLLFVFCGALCYDVHTVVFAGGKTVFFEIFYTTLIFTDILLVLVGQYFAPSFQATFRNSGFAVSTLLMRIAIGAPHHVSALLCVFAGVYLLALSWALIRFDALQRKGGASMRLASE from the coding sequence ATGGACGACAGCCGTAACAGAGACGCTTTCTTACTGTCCTTTCCCGCCGGGATGCACGACCGGATCAGGCGTTTCTGGGACAGAAGGGAAACCTCGCGCCGGGTGTCGCTGTGCCTGCTGGCCTTTTTCATCCTGGCGACAAGCCTGATACTCCTGAACCGCGCGGCGCTCCTGCCGCCGTCCGTCGCCGCGCTGCTGCCGAGCGACATCTTTGCCGCCGTGCGCCTGGCCTTCAGCCTCGTGCTGGCGGTGGAAGTCATCGAGCTCATCTTCGCGCTTTCCGATTCGGTCTCTCTGGCTGTCGGCAAACAGCTTGAAATCATGGCGCTGTTGCTCCTGCGCGAATCCTTCACGGACATAAGCCTGCTCAATTCCCACGTCGCGCTGGAGCGGGACTGGCTCATCCTGACGCAGATAGGCCTGACGGCCGTCTCGGGCCTTGCGCTGTTCGTCATCCGGATTCTGTTCGCCCGCTGGCACTACATCCACAGCTACCGGGACATGCAGGGGTACGTAAGCACAAAAAAATGCATTTCCCTGTTCCTGCTGTTCGTTTTTTGCGGGGCGCTCTGCTACGACGTCCATACGGTCGTCTTTGCCGGGGGCAAAACCGTGTTTTTTGAAATTTTCTACACCACCCTGATATTCACGGATATTCTGCTCGTTTTGGTGGGGCAGTATTTCGCGCCGTCCTTCCAGGCCACGTTCCGGAATTCCGGGTTCGCCGTGAGCACGCTTCTCATGCGCATCGCCATCGGCGCGCCGCATCACGTCAGCGCGCTGCTCTGCGTGTTCGCGGGGGTGTACCTGCTGGCGCTGAGTTGGGCGCTCATCCGGTTTGACGCCTTGCAACGGAAAGGCGGCGCCTCTATGCGGCTTGCGTCAGAATAG
- a CDS encoding Phosphonate metabolism protein (modular protein), which produces MKAPRYAVYHVPERGSALERLGSSLLGRDIHGVSLPAQPDLGGLTAEELFSLTRDARRYGLHATLKPPFFLQPGMTEHDLIDAAEAFTAARRPLPLPALAVTRIGSFLALTVHPRNDAEAEEAENVRILAREAVAFFDGFRAPPSEEELNRRRAKGLTLRQERYLWRWGYPYVFDEFRFHITLTDSIRDPILAAALEANLRLYLAPACKNNWIEAITVCRSDGEGNFTVLHRAPFPTGISSALYAAQPAPHILSGKDSPA; this is translated from the coding sequence ATGAAAGCACCGCGCTATGCCGTTTACCATGTGCCCGAGCGGGGGTCCGCCCTCGAGCGCCTGGGCTCCTCCCTGCTGGGCAGGGACATTCACGGCGTGAGCCTTCCGGCGCAACCGGACCTGGGCGGCCTCACGGCGGAGGAATTGTTTTCGCTGACGCGGGACGCCAGGCGCTACGGGTTGCACGCCACGCTCAAACCGCCGTTTTTCCTGCAACCCGGCATGACGGAGCACGATCTCATCGACGCCGCCGAAGCGTTCACCGCCGCAAGACGGCCGCTCCCGCTGCCCGCCCTGGCTGTCACCCGCATCGGCTCCTTTCTCGCCCTTACCGTCCACCCGAGGAACGACGCGGAAGCGGAAGAAGCGGAAAACGTCCGGATTCTGGCCAGGGAAGCGGTCGCCTTTTTCGACGGTTTCCGCGCTCCTCCTTCCGAGGAGGAATTAAACCGGCGGCGCGCAAAGGGCCTGACGCTACGCCAGGAGCGGTATCTTTGGCGCTGGGGATACCCTTACGTCTTTGACGAGTTCCGCTTCCACATCACCCTGACGGACAGTATCCGGGACCCGATTCTCGCCGCCGCGCTGGAAGCGAATTTGCGGTTGTACCTGGCCCCCGCCTGCAAAAACAACTGGATAGAAGCCATCACCGTCTGCCGCAGCGACGGGGAAGGCAACTTCACGGTCCTGCACCGGGCGCCGTTCCCCACCGGGATATCCTCCGCCCTGTACGCGGCGCAACCCGCGCCGCACATTCTTTCCGGAAAAGACTCCCCGGCGTGA
- the phnD gene encoding phosphonate/organophosphate ester transporter subunit; periplasmic binding component of ABC superfamily (Evidence 2a : Function of homologous gene experimentally demonstrated in an other organism; PubMedId : 1840580, 2155230, 9650256; Product type t : transporter), with product MITVFRKIFVTSIIGLLGMCFILYASVAHAADKRVLNFGIINTEASQNLRSVWEPFLKDMEARTGYTINAFFASDYAGVVTAMQYDKVQLAWYGNKSAMEAVDRAKGEVFMQTTSYDGSDGYYSHLVANVDSPLNTVEDVIAGAKDLTFGNGDPNSTSGFLVPGYYVFAKNGLDPKKMFKRTLNANHETNALSVANKQVDVATCNNEALERLELAHPEKRKLIKVVWTSPLIPSDPLVWRKDLPEDVKKTLREFFMTYGAKGTQTAHEKEVLKALQWGPFLAATDDHLLPIRQLELFKAKGSLAANTDMNEAEKAAKIKEIDDKLVELGTRMAVIKK from the coding sequence ATGATTACGGTCTTTCGCAAAATTTTCGTAACGTCGATCATCGGCCTCTTGGGCATGTGCTTCATTCTCTACGCTTCCGTCGCCCACGCCGCGGACAAGCGTGTGCTCAACTTCGGCATCATCAACACCGAGGCCTCGCAAAACCTGCGCTCCGTGTGGGAACCCTTTCTGAAAGACATGGAAGCGCGCACCGGCTACACCATAAACGCCTTTTTCGCTTCGGACTACGCCGGGGTCGTCACGGCCATGCAATACGACAAGGTCCAGCTCGCCTGGTACGGCAACAAGTCGGCCATGGAAGCCGTGGACCGGGCCAAGGGCGAAGTCTTCATGCAGACCACCAGCTATGACGGCTCGGACGGCTATTACTCCCACCTCGTCGCCAACGTGGATTCCCCGCTGAACACCGTGGAGGACGTCATCGCAGGCGCGAAAGACCTGACCTTCGGCAACGGCGACCCCAACTCCACCTCCGGCTTCCTGGTTCCGGGCTATTACGTGTTCGCCAAAAACGGCCTGGACCCCAAGAAAATGTTCAAGCGCACGCTCAACGCCAACCACGAAACCAATGCCCTGTCCGTTGCCAACAAGCAGGTGGACGTCGCCACCTGCAACAACGAGGCCCTCGAACGCCTCGAACTGGCGCACCCTGAAAAGCGCAAGCTGATTAAGGTCGTCTGGACTTCTCCCCTCATCCCGAGCGACCCGCTGGTCTGGCGCAAAGACCTGCCCGAGGACGTCAAAAAAACGCTGCGGGAATTCTTCATGACCTACGGCGCCAAGGGCACACAGACCGCCCATGAGAAGGAAGTGCTGAAAGCCTTGCAGTGGGGTCCGTTCCTGGCCGCCACCGACGACCACCTCCTGCCCATTCGCCAGCTCGAGCTTTTCAAGGCCAAAGGCAGCCTGGCCGCGAACACCGACATGAACGAAGCGGAAAAAGCCGCGAAGATCAAGGAAATCGACGACAAGTTGGTCGAACTCGGCACCCGCATGGCGGTCATCAAAAAATAA
- the phnL gene encoding carbon-phosphorus lyase complex subunit (Evidence 2a : Function of homologous gene experimentally demonstrated in an other organism; PubMedId : 1840580, 2155230, 9650256; Product type e : enzyme), protein MSQNTADTPHVAVRNLSKTFVLHAQGGAVIDAFHGLNLDAWAGECLALHGPSGSGKSTLLRSLYANYKPTAGSIVVRHGRTRVDMVTAEPRTVLEVRRETMGYVSQFLRVIPRVSTIDIVAERLTEQGIDAEEARERAGELLNRLRIPKRLWNLAPATFSGGEQQRVNIARGFIREYPILLLDEPTASLDGKNRQTVVELIGEAKARGAAVIGIFHDDEVRETVAERTFAFGKQREKEAAHA, encoded by the coding sequence ATGAGCCAAAACACTGCCGATACCCCGCACGTCGCGGTCCGGAACCTGTCCAAGACCTTCGTGCTCCACGCCCAGGGCGGCGCGGTCATTGACGCCTTCCACGGGCTGAACCTTGACGCCTGGGCCGGGGAATGCCTTGCGCTGCACGGCCCCTCCGGCTCCGGCAAGTCCACGCTGCTGCGCTCTCTCTATGCCAACTACAAGCCGACGGCCGGGAGCATCGTCGTCCGTCACGGCCGGACCCGGGTCGATATGGTCACCGCCGAGCCGCGCACGGTTCTGGAAGTCCGGCGCGAGACCATGGGCTATGTCAGCCAGTTTCTGCGGGTCATCCCCAGGGTTTCGACCATCGACATTGTGGCCGAGCGGCTGACGGAACAAGGGATAGACGCGGAAGAAGCCCGGGAACGGGCCGGGGAACTGCTGAACCGGCTGCGCATTCCCAAACGCCTCTGGAACCTGGCCCCGGCCACCTTTTCCGGCGGGGAGCAGCAGCGGGTCAATATCGCGCGCGGGTTTATCCGGGAATACCCCATTCTGTTGCTGGATGAACCCACGGCCTCCCTTGACGGCAAAAACCGCCAAACCGTGGTGGAGTTGATAGGCGAGGCCAAGGCCAGAGGCGCGGCGGTCATCGGGATTTTCCACGACGACGAGGTCCGCGAGACCGTGGCGGAACGCACTTTCGCCTTTGGAAAACAGCGGGAAAAGGAGGCGGCCCATGCCTGA
- a CDS encoding Phosphate ABC transporter yields MTVLSYARKEALIRRVLAGIAGCSLLFLALIMIFLFMEGLPIFAILSPKDFFLGMGWYPTAEPPEFGILPLIAGSVAVTVVSSAMAIPLGVMTAAWLTEIAPRTVRRIVKPVIELLAALPSVVVGFFGMVIMAPLLQNWFDADTGLNLFNAGLMLAFMSVPTICSIAEDALHAVPASLREASLALGATRWETTIRVVIPAAFSGIGTACMLGMSRSIGETMVVLMVAGGAGIIPHSLFAPVRPMPAAIAAEMAEASFRGEHYHALFAIGMVLFLFTLAFNIIAQRITEKNRQSLD; encoded by the coding sequence ATGACCGTCCTGAGCTATGCCCGCAAGGAAGCGCTCATCCGCCGGGTCCTGGCGGGCATAGCCGGGTGTTCCCTGCTGTTCCTGGCCCTGATTATGATCTTCCTGTTCATGGAAGGGCTGCCTATTTTCGCCATCCTGTCGCCGAAGGATTTCTTCCTCGGCATGGGCTGGTACCCCACTGCCGAGCCGCCGGAATTCGGCATCCTGCCCCTTATCGCCGGGTCGGTGGCGGTGACGGTGGTTTCTTCCGCCATGGCCATCCCGCTCGGCGTGATGACCGCCGCCTGGCTGACGGAAATAGCGCCCCGGACCGTGCGCCGGATCGTGAAGCCCGTCATCGAGCTTTTGGCGGCGCTCCCCTCGGTGGTGGTGGGGTTCTTCGGCATGGTCATCATGGCGCCGCTCCTGCAAAACTGGTTCGACGCGGATACCGGGCTGAACCTCTTTAACGCCGGGCTCATGCTGGCGTTCATGAGCGTGCCCACCATCTGCTCCATCGCCGAGGACGCGCTGCACGCCGTACCGGCTTCCTTGCGCGAAGCTTCGCTCGCTCTCGGCGCGACGCGCTGGGAAACCACCATCCGGGTGGTCATTCCGGCGGCCTTTTCCGGCATCGGCACGGCCTGCATGCTGGGCATGTCGCGGAGCATCGGCGAGACCATGGTCGTGCTGATGGTGGCCGGGGGCGCGGGCATCATCCCGCATTCCCTGTTCGCCCCGGTCCGGCCCATGCCCGCCGCCATCGCGGCGGAAATGGCGGAAGCCTCGTTCCGGGGCGAGCACTACCACGCGCTGTTCGCCATAGGGATGGTTCTTTTCCTCTTCACGCTGGCGTTCAACATCATCGCCCAGCGGATAACGGAAAAGAACAGACAGTCATTGGATTAG
- a CDS encoding Phosphate ABC transporter, permease PstA has protein sequence MFRSTTVKSRLTRQSVMFSFLRLAAFINMFALFSVCVFLVWNGLPAISWEFLTAPPARAMTAGGIWPCIVGTALLAFGALAISFPLGVASAVYLHEYAGRSRFAGYIRLGVNNLAGVPSIVFGLFGMSFFVIYCGLGISLLSGILTLAVLTLPVIIGTAEEALRQVPGTYREASLALGATQSQTIARVVLPAALPGMLTGAILGLARAAGETAAIMFTAVVFFTKKDVDSLLSPVMALSNHMYVLATSGTDIEKTMPLQYGTALVLIVLVLGMNLLAIVLRDRLQNRKW, from the coding sequence ATGTTCCGCAGCACAACCGTCAAAAGCCGCCTGACCAGGCAATCGGTCATGTTTTCCTTTCTCCGCCTGGCGGCGTTCATCAACATGTTCGCCCTGTTCAGCGTCTGCGTCTTCCTGGTCTGGAACGGCCTGCCCGCCATTTCCTGGGAATTTCTGACCGCGCCGCCCGCCAGGGCCATGACCGCGGGCGGCATCTGGCCCTGCATCGTGGGCACGGCGCTCCTGGCCTTCGGCGCGCTGGCCATCTCCTTCCCGCTCGGCGTGGCTTCGGCCGTGTACCTGCACGAGTATGCGGGCAGGTCGCGGTTCGCCGGGTATATCCGGCTGGGCGTGAATAACCTCGCCGGGGTGCCGTCCATCGTGTTCGGCCTGTTCGGCATGAGCTTTTTCGTCATTTACTGCGGGTTGGGCATCTCCCTGCTTTCGGGCATCCTGACCCTGGCCGTTTTAACGCTTCCTGTCATCATCGGCACGGCGGAGGAAGCCCTGCGCCAGGTGCCCGGGACCTACCGGGAAGCCTCCCTCGCGCTCGGCGCGACCCAGAGCCAGACCATCGCCCGGGTGGTGTTGCCCGCGGCGCTCCCCGGCATGCTGACCGGGGCCATCCTGGGCCTTGCGCGCGCCGCCGGGGAAACAGCGGCCATCATGTTCACGGCCGTGGTCTTTTTCACCAAAAAGGACGTGGATTCCCTGCTCAGCCCGGTCATGGCGCTTTCCAACCACATGTACGTGCTCGCGACCTCCGGCACGGACATCGAGAAAACCATGCCGTTGCAGTACGGCACGGCGCTGGTGCTGATCGTCCTGGTGCTGGGCATGAACCTCCTGGCCATCGTGCTCCGCGACCGGCTGCAAAACCGGAAATGGTAG
- a CDS encoding conserved exported hypothetical protein (Evidence 4 : Homologs of previously reported genes of unknown function), with protein sequence MKRIAIALSLVLSGLLAAPAFAAQQEIIISGSTTVLPVMQKAGEAFMAANPGISLAISGGGSGNGIKALNEGLCDIAMSSRDIKETEVEQGKAKNVTPVRTAVAVDALVPVVHPENPVKALTTEQLRDIYAGKITNWKELGGKDDTIVVISRDTSSGTYETWADIIMKKEKVAPSALLQASNGAVAQAVSKNKKSIGYIGFGYLNKSLKKLDVNGVEATPATALSKQWPIARELYIFTNGQPSGASKKLVDFLLDPQKGQKAVSEVGYIPLQK encoded by the coding sequence TGGTTCTTTCCGGCCTGTTGGCCGCGCCGGCTTTCGCCGCGCAGCAGGAAATCATCATCAGCGGCTCCACCACGGTGCTGCCCGTCATGCAAAAAGCCGGTGAAGCCTTCATGGCCGCCAACCCCGGCATCAGCCTGGCCATCTCGGGCGGCGGCTCCGGCAACGGCATCAAGGCCCTGAACGAAGGGCTGTGCGACATCGCCATGTCCTCCCGCGACATCAAGGAAACCGAAGTGGAACAGGGCAAGGCCAAGAACGTGACCCCGGTCAGAACCGCGGTGGCCGTTGACGCGCTGGTCCCGGTGGTGCATCCTGAAAACCCGGTCAAGGCGCTCACCACCGAGCAGCTGCGCGACATTTACGCGGGCAAGATCACCAACTGGAAGGAACTGGGCGGCAAGGACGACACAATCGTGGTCATCTCCCGCGATACTTCCTCCGGCACCTACGAAACCTGGGCCGACATCATCATGAAAAAGGAAAAGGTCGCGCCTTCCGCCCTGTTGCAGGCTTCCAACGGCGCGGTCGCCCAGGCCGTCTCCAAGAACAAGAAATCCATCGGCTACATCGGGTTCGGGTACCTGAACAAGTCCTTGAAAAAGCTCGACGTCAATGGCGTGGAAGCCACCCCGGCCACGGCGCTTTCCAAGCAATGGCCCATTGCCCGCGAACTGTACATCTTCACCAACGGCCAGCCTTCCGGCGCTTCCAAGAAACTGGTGGACTTCCTGCTTGACCCCCAGAAGGGCCAGAAAGCGGTTTCCGAAGTCGGCTACATTCCCCTGCAGAAGTAA
- the phnN gene encoding ribose 1,5-bisphosphokinase (Evidence 2a : Function of homologous gene experimentally demonstrated in an other organism; PubMedId : 12700258, 1840580, 2155230, 9650256; Product type e : enzyme), with protein sequence MPDSKNSPTGAALPGVLVYVVGPSGAGKDTLIARVQDMPTGSLETRPLHVARRRITRPAGGSAENHHEMTDAEFARALQKGEFVMHWESHGLSYGISREIDGWLAADAVVIVNGSREYLPEAAKMYPHLVPVLIRVTPEALRQRLAARGRETAGEIDERIRRAALAVPDVPGLVVIDNSGPLESAVAAFSRLILNLREDTAMPHAFAASPASAASRAA encoded by the coding sequence ATGCCTGACAGCAAGAATTCTCCCACCGGCGCGGCCCTGCCGGGCGTGCTCGTGTATGTGGTCGGCCCCTCGGGCGCCGGCAAGGATACCCTCATCGCCCGCGTGCAGGATATGCCCACCGGCTCCCTGGAAACGCGGCCCCTGCACGTCGCCCGGCGGCGCATCACCCGCCCGGCCGGGGGCAGCGCGGAAAACCACCACGAAATGACGGATGCCGAATTCGCCCGCGCCCTCCAAAAAGGCGAATTCGTCATGCACTGGGAAAGCCACGGCCTTTCCTACGGCATCAGCAGGGAGATAGACGGCTGGCTCGCGGCCGACGCCGTGGTCATCGTGAACGGCTCGCGCGAATACCTGCCCGAGGCCGCAAAAATGTACCCCCACCTGGTCCCGGTGCTCATCCGCGTGACCCCGGAAGCGCTGCGCCAACGCCTCGCCGCGCGGGGCCGGGAGACAGCCGGAGAAATAGACGAGCGCATCCGCCGCGCGGCGCTGGCCGTGCCGGACGTTCCGGGGCTGGTCGTCATCGATAATTCCGGGCCGCTGGAGAGCGCCGTCGCGGCCTTTTCCCGTCTTATCCTGAACCTGCGGGAAGACACGGCCATGCCGCATGCTTTTGCAGCATCCCCCGCGTCCGCAGCCTCCCGCGCCGCCTGA
- the phnE gene encoding putative phosphonates transport system permease protein PhnE (Evidence 3 : Function proposed based on presence of conserved amino acid motif, structural feature or limited homology) produces MSSTTLAPSPAAAPKQTLFSCLGWGLGLAVLAWSWNGAEIRPMALFTDAANMVMFAKDFFPPDFADWRLYVEEMAITIQLAVWGTFLAVIFAVPFGILSSDNIVPWWVYQPVRRLMDGCRAINEMVFAMLFVVAVGLGPFAGVLALFVHTTGVLSKLFSEAVEAIDPQPVEGIRATGALGVEEVIFGVIPQVMPLWISFALYRFESNIRSATVVGMVGAGGIGVILWELIRGFYFAKTAAVMAIIIAVVVVFDLLSQCLRKRFV; encoded by the coding sequence ATGAGCAGTACTACTCTTGCACCCTCTCCCGCCGCCGCGCCGAAGCAAACGCTTTTCTCCTGCCTGGGGTGGGGCCTCGGTCTGGCGGTCCTGGCCTGGTCGTGGAACGGGGCGGAAATCCGGCCCATGGCGCTGTTCACGGACGCCGCCAACATGGTCATGTTCGCGAAGGATTTTTTCCCGCCGGACTTCGCCGACTGGCGCCTGTATGTGGAAGAGATGGCCATAACCATCCAGCTGGCCGTGTGGGGCACCTTCCTGGCGGTCATCTTCGCCGTGCCCTTCGGCATTCTCAGTTCCGACAACATCGTTCCCTGGTGGGTCTACCAGCCGGTGCGCCGCCTGATGGACGGCTGCCGCGCCATCAATGAAATGGTCTTCGCCATGCTGTTCGTGGTGGCCGTGGGCCTCGGCCCCTTTGCCGGGGTTTTGGCGCTCTTCGTGCACACCACCGGGGTCTTGTCGAAACTCTTTTCCGAGGCGGTGGAAGCCATTGACCCGCAGCCCGTGGAAGGCATCCGCGCGACCGGCGCCCTGGGCGTGGAGGAAGTGATCTTCGGCGTCATCCCGCAGGTGATGCCGCTCTGGATCTCCTTCGCGCTCTATCGGTTTGAATCCAACATCCGCTCCGCCACCGTGGTCGGCATGGTGGGCGCGGGCGGCATCGGCGTGATCCTCTGGGAACTTATCCGGGGGTTCTATTTCGCCAAAACCGCGGCGGTCATGGCCATCATCATCGCGGTGGTGGTCGTTTTCGACCTTCTCTCGCAATGTTTGCGCAAACGCTTTGTATGA
- the phnM gene encoding carbon-phosphorus lyase complex subunit (Evidence 2a : Function of homologous gene experimentally demonstrated in an other organism; PubMedId : 1840580, 2155230, 9650256; Product type e : enzyme), giving the protein MLTHTFHNGHILSDMGEVRALSFEGAHVADHCARHCTGHGAPDSTDLEGDYLIPGLVELHTDNLEKHFVPRTGVSWPVGLSSVVAHDVHMVGSGVTTVFDAVTVGEPGNKHMRQEIFHSSLDALEDAEEAGLLRADHYLHLRCEIAGDDVIDRVEPLLGRKNLKLFSVMDHTPGQRQWRDLEAYKRYCNIQHEPEHLIQERIDGLRALQAKNARGNLLEIIHICRKNGFPLASHDDTTTEHVRENAAQGMRIAEFPTTLEAAREARSLGLSIVMGAPNVVRGGSHSGNVAAVELAREGLLDILSSDYMPASLLHAAFMLPSLAGIPLRDALRTVTLAPARAVGLEDRGELAPGKRADAVRVRLVNGVPMVRAVWREGKQVL; this is encoded by the coding sequence ATGCTGACACACACGTTTCATAACGGCCATATTTTATCCGACATGGGGGAAGTGCGCGCCCTTTCGTTCGAGGGCGCGCACGTGGCGGACCATTGCGCCCGCCATTGCACCGGGCACGGCGCGCCGGATTCCACGGACCTTGAGGGCGATTATCTCATCCCGGGCCTGGTGGAACTGCACACCGACAACCTGGAAAAACATTTCGTGCCGCGCACGGGTGTGAGCTGGCCCGTGGGGCTCTCCTCGGTGGTCGCGCACGATGTGCACATGGTCGGCTCCGGCGTGACCACGGTTTTTGACGCGGTGACCGTCGGGGAGCCGGGCAACAAGCACATGCGGCAGGAAATCTTCCACTCGAGCCTGGACGCGTTGGAAGACGCGGAAGAAGCCGGCCTTCTGCGGGCGGACCACTACCTGCACCTGCGGTGCGAAATCGCGGGCGACGACGTCATAGACCGGGTGGAGCCGCTGCTGGGCCGGAAAAACCTGAAGCTGTTCTCGGTCATGGACCACACGCCGGGCCAGCGGCAGTGGCGCGACCTGGAGGCGTACAAGCGGTACTGCAACATCCAGCACGAGCCGGAACACCTGATTCAAGAACGAATAGACGGGCTGCGCGCGCTCCAGGCCAAAAACGCCCGGGGAAATCTTTTGGAAATCATCCATATCTGCCGGAAAAACGGCTTCCCTCTCGCCAGCCACGATGATACCACAACCGAACACGTGCGGGAAAACGCAGCGCAAGGCATGCGGATAGCGGAGTTCCCCACCACGCTGGAAGCGGCGCGGGAAGCGCGGTCCCTGGGGCTTTCCATCGTCATGGGCGCGCCCAACGTGGTGCGGGGCGGCTCGCATTCCGGCAACGTGGCGGCCGTGGAACTCGCCCGCGAGGGCCTCTTGGACATCCTCTCCTCGGACTACATGCCCGCGAGCCTTTTGCACGCCGCCTTCATGCTGCCCTCCCTCGCGGGTATCCCCTTGCGCGACGCGCTGCGCACCGTGACGCTGGCCCCGGCCAGGGCCGTGGGCCTGGAAGACCGGGGAGAACTCGCTCCCGGCAAACGCGCGGACGCCGTGCGGGTGCGCCTCGTCAACGGCGTGCCCATGGTCCGGGCCGTCTGGCGGGAAGGAAAACAGGTGTTGTAA
- the phnC gene encoding phosphonate/organophosphate ester transporter subunit; ATP-binding component of ABC superfamily (Evidence 2a : Function of homologous gene experimentally demonstrated in an other organism; PubMedId : 1840580, 2155230, 9650256; Product type t : transporter) → MLTIQNFTKTFAAHRALDSVSVSVNPGEMVALIGASGSGKSTLLRHISGLMRGDKNGGSIAVMGKTVQRGGRLRGDIRKIRADVGMIFQQFNLVDRLNVYTNVMLGALGRTPIWRTMLGLFREEDRRLAFEALNRVGIVDKSYQRASTLSGGQQQRAAIARALVQKAKLLLADEPIASLDPESSRRVMEILADINTRDGITVLVTLHQVDYAIKYCKRTIALKDGKIVYDGPSAALTPAFLREIYGAASEEMFAPMTEKAAPKADQGGGAAKPRLKAPVRIPVTTTNPVAA, encoded by the coding sequence ATGCTCACCATACAGAATTTCACCAAGACCTTCGCCGCCCACCGGGCGCTTGATTCCGTATCCGTTTCCGTCAACCCCGGCGAGATGGTCGCCCTTATCGGCGCTTCCGGCTCCGGCAAGTCCACGCTCCTCCGCCACATTTCCGGCCTGATGCGCGGCGACAAAAACGGCGGCAGCATCGCGGTAATGGGTAAAACCGTGCAGCGCGGCGGGCGTCTCAGGGGCGACATCCGGAAAATCCGGGCGGACGTCGGCATGATTTTCCAGCAGTTCAACCTGGTGGACAGGCTCAACGTGTACACCAACGTCATGCTCGGCGCTCTGGGCAGAACCCCGATCTGGCGGACCATGCTCGGCCTGTTCCGCGAGGAGGACAGGCGGCTCGCCTTTGAAGCCCTTAACCGCGTGGGCATCGTGGACAAATCGTACCAGCGCGCCTCCACCCTGTCCGGCGGGCAGCAACAGCGCGCGGCCATTGCCCGCGCTTTGGTGCAGAAGGCCAAACTGCTGCTGGCCGACGAGCCCATCGCCTCGCTCGACCCGGAATCCTCCCGCCGCGTCATGGAGATCCTGGCGGACATCAACACGCGGGACGGCATCACGGTCCTGGTGACGCTGCACCAGGTCGATTACGCCATCAAATACTGCAAACGGACCATCGCCCTCAAGGACGGCAAGATCGTGTACGACGGCCCATCCGCCGCCCTCACTCCCGCCTTCCTGCGGGAAATCTACGGCGCGGCCAGCGAGGAAATGTTCGCGCCCATGACGGAAAAAGCAGCCCCAAAAGCGGACCAGGGGGGGGGGGCCGCAAAACCCCGCCTCAAAGCCCCCGTGCGGATACCCGTCACCACGACGAATCCCGTCGCGGCCTAG